In Tenebrio molitor chromosome 6, icTenMoli1.1, whole genome shotgun sequence, one genomic interval encodes:
- the LOC138133913 gene encoding uncharacterized protein isoform X3 — protein sequence MTSNIFAVDKNVTHNLLEEFGRTEKTANEDVFAIKKWLTTQHHLPEIMGDFKIRNILLLCKFNIEKAKQKIDMYYTIRTRFPGWFNNNTKSPLMQHYRKTMYTCFLPKPINERYRVIFLKPAVPNAYDPVGQINLILNIGETFFDEEHLLIDFIAIFDMANLTVNDFRKVTPMFLSQMYFTYQIHVNEDAGVLNEIFSKEQLPKDYGGDGESLKELNDIMWLRISEYQNRFDLLDKLKVNEDLRPKQLKNDEMLGFYGSFRKLDID from the exons ATGacttcaaatatttttgcagTAGACAAAAATGTGACACACAATTTATTAGAAGAATTTGGAAGAACAGAAAAGACAGCAAACGAAGACgtatttgcaataaaaaaatggctAACAACTCAGCATCACTTACCAGAAATAATGG GAGACTTCAAGATTAGAAATATTCTGCTTTTGtgtaaatttaatattgaGAAAGCAAAGCAAAAGATTGACATGTACTACACCATCAGAACGAGATTTCCTGGCTGGTTCAACAATAACACAAAATCTCCTTTAATGCAGCATTACAGAAAAACAAT gtACACTTGTTTTCTTCCAAAGCCAATCAATGAAAGATACAGGGTAATTTTCTTGAAACCCGCTGTGCCTAATGCGTATGATCCTGTTGGACAAATAAATCTCATTCTGAATATCGGCGAAACCTTTTTCGATGAAGAACATTTACTAATTGATTTTATAGCTATATTCGACATGGCCAATTTAACTGTAAACGattttagaaaagtaacaCCGATGTTTTTGTCTCAGATGTATTTCACTTACcag ATCCATGTAAATGAAGATGCTGgagttttaaatgaaattttctccAAGGAGCAGTTGCCTAAAGATTATGGAGGAGACGGTGAATCCTTGAAGGAGTTAAATG ATATTATGTGGTTAAGAATAAGTGAATATCAGAATCGTTTTGATCTGTTGGATAAACTAAAAGTAAATGAAGATCTGAGGCCGAAACAACTCAAGAATGATGAAATGCTCGGTTTTTATGGTAGTTTTAGAAAGCTAGATATAGATTGA
- the LOC138133913 gene encoding alpha-tocopherol transfer protein-like isoform X4 has product MYYTVRSLIPDFFDNMNPKSSIMQDVSKKICFCIHPKIIDGLHRVFFIKTNGPSQFPVKELILHALNVAEVRMCEDALSSEVVFFDMANISLSDVKRITPTLTAKIFFIYQNVYSMRLKSLYIINSPSYVTIVTSILKTTMKPKLFERVQFFEDANILKQFFSVDELPKDYGGEGPSLQQLNDLVKEKLTFHQDRFDQLDKLRVNESLRPEKLNNDEVLGFYVDDTPLVTSPSTSHLHDKEFQSLEQRDHVSKYYF; this is encoded by the exons ATGTATTACACCGTAAGAAGTTTAATtcctgatttttttgataatatGAATCCGAAATCATCTATAATGCAAGatgtttcgaaaaaaat ATGCTTTTGTATACATCCTAAGATAATAGATGGCCTACACAGAGTGTTCTTTATCAAGACCAATGGACCAAGCCAGTTTCCAGTGAAAGAACTTATTCTGCACGCTCTTAACGTTGCAGAAGTAAGGATGTGTGAAGATGCATTAAGTAGTGAAGTTGTGTTTTTCGATATGGCGAACATCTCTTTAAGCGACGTAAAAAGGATCACTCCGACCCTAACagcgaaaatattttttatctatCAA aatgtgTATTCCATGCGACTGAAAAGTTTGTACATCATTAACAGCCCTTCTTATGTGACCATCGTTacatcaattttgaaaacaactaTGAAACCCAAACTTTTCGAAAGG GTACAGTTTTTCGAAGATGCAAATATTCtcaaacagtttttttctgttgACGAGCTACCTAAAGACTATGGCGGAGAAGGACCATCATTGCAACAACTAAATG ATTTGGTTAAAGAGAAGCTTacatttcatcaagatcgaTTTGACCAACTGGATAAGTTACGGGTTAATGAGAGTTTGAGACCTGAAAAACTTAACAACGACGAAGTGTTAGGATTTTATG TGGACGATACGCCCCTGGTAACATCCCCATCAACCAGCCATCTCCACGATAAAGAGTTCCAAAGCCTGGAACAAAGAGATCATGTatctaaatattatttttag